From the genome of Ornithobacterium rhinotracheale, one region includes:
- the rpoC gene encoding DNA-directed RNA polymerase subunit beta' produces the protein MSTNKVNTSKFDKIRIGLASPETILQASHGEVLKPETINYRTHKPERDGLFCERIFGPVKDYECACGKYKRIRYKGIVCDRCGVEVTEKKVRRDRIGHINLVVPVAHIWYFRSLPNKLGYILGIPSKKLDMIVYYERYVVIQPGIAKRPDGEELNQMDFLTEEEYLDIMETLPVDNQYLEDSDPNKFIAKMGAECLEELLKRIDLDELSYDLRHKANHETSKQRRTEALKRLQVVESLRESNQDGKVNRPEWMIMKVIPVIPPELRPLVPLDGGRFATSDLNELYRRVIIRNNRLKRLLEIKAPEVILRNEKRMLQEAVDSLFDNTRKSSAVKADGNRPLKSLSDSLKGKQGRFRQNLLGKRVDYSARSVIVVGPDLELHECGLPKDMAAELYKPFIVRKLIERGIVKTVKSAKRIIDRKEPVVWDILENVLKGHPVLLNRAPTLHRLGIQAFQPKLIEGKAIRLHPLACTAFNADFDGDQMAVHLPLGPEAILEAQLLMLGSQNILNPANGSPIAVPSQDMVLGLYYMTKIKHSTEEEKVIGEGLTFYSDEEVQIAYNEGKAELNAPIKVKVRVKEDGEFKMKLIETSVGRVLFNKIVPEEVGFINEVLTKKSLRNVIGSILKQTDFPTTAKFLDRMKTLGYMNAFEGGLSFSLGDILIPEQKSEMIQNAIDEVDAIRGNYNMGLITNNERYNQVIDVWTNTNASLTEIVMKRMREDKQGFNSVYMMLDSGARGSKEQIRQLSGMRGLMAKPQKAGSTGGDIIENPIVSNFREGLSILEYFISTHGARKGLADTALKTADAGYLTRRLVDVAQDVIVNEEDCGTLRGLEVSALKKNDEIIEPLKDRILGRTALQDVYDPETGDILVEADQLIDEDTAARIDAAGIDTIEVRSPLTCDSKSGICAKCYGRNLATGKPVQMGETVGVIAAQSIGEPGTQLTLRTFHQGGTAGNVSEQSTLRAKQDGTVEFDDLRTVDSVDEAGEPIKVVVSRTAEMKLIDKNGEVAMTNNISYGSILYVNDGQKVKKGDAINSWDPYNAVIIAETAGQIKFENLTQGETFQLETDDQTGFTEKVISESRNKKLIPSLIVVDKSGEEKSYNLPVGAHLIVDDGEEIIAGKTLVKIPRSSAKSGDITGGLPRVTELFEARNPSNPAVVSEIDGVVSFGKVKRGNREIIVESRTGEIKKYLVKLSNQILVQENDFIRAGMPLSDGAITPTDILNIKGPTAVQEYLVNEIQDVYRLQGVKIDDKHFEIIVRQMMRKVRIIDAGDTRFLDSSLEHKIDFIEENDRIFGMKVVEDAGDSEVLKPGQIVSVLELRDENSKLRRDDAKLVVARDAMPATAEPVLQGITRAALQTKSFISAASFQETTKVLNEAAVAGKVDDLNGLKENVIVGHLIPAGTGLKAYQNMIVGSQKEYEELKSKKSTK, from the coding sequence ATGTCAACAAATAAAGTCAACACTAGCAAATTCGATAAAATCAGAATTGGTTTAGCCTCTCCGGAGACTATTTTACAAGCCTCTCACGGAGAAGTTTTAAAGCCAGAAACCATTAACTATCGTACGCACAAGCCAGAGAGAGACGGCTTGTTTTGTGAGAGAATTTTTGGGCCAGTAAAAGACTACGAGTGTGCTTGTGGAAAATATAAAAGAATTCGTTACAAAGGAATCGTCTGCGACCGTTGTGGAGTAGAGGTTACCGAGAAAAAAGTGCGAAGAGATAGAATCGGGCATATCAACCTTGTGGTGCCAGTGGCTCACATTTGGTATTTCCGTTCATTGCCAAATAAATTAGGCTACATTTTAGGGATACCCTCTAAGAAATTAGATATGATTGTTTACTACGAGCGCTATGTAGTAATTCAGCCAGGTATCGCTAAGAGACCCGATGGCGAGGAGCTGAACCAAATGGACTTCCTTACCGAGGAGGAATATTTGGACATTATGGAGACTCTGCCAGTGGATAATCAATATTTAGAAGATTCAGACCCTAATAAGTTCATCGCTAAAATGGGGGCGGAGTGTCTTGAAGAATTGTTAAAGCGAATAGATTTAGACGAGCTTTCATATGATTTAAGACATAAGGCAAACCACGAAACTTCAAAACAAAGAAGAACCGAAGCCTTGAAAAGGCTTCAAGTTGTAGAGTCTTTAAGAGAATCTAATCAAGATGGGAAAGTAAACCGCCCTGAGTGGATGATTATGAAGGTGATTCCTGTGATTCCACCAGAGTTAAGACCACTAGTGCCGCTAGATGGTGGGCGTTTTGCCACCTCTGATTTAAATGAATTATACCGCCGTGTAATCATTAGAAACAATCGTTTAAAGAGATTATTGGAAATTAAAGCTCCAGAAGTAATCCTAAGAAACGAGAAAAGGATGTTACAGGAAGCCGTAGATTCATTGTTCGACAATACAAGAAAATCATCTGCCGTAAAAGCTGATGGTAACCGTCCATTGAAATCACTTTCAGATTCATTGAAAGGTAAGCAAGGTCGTTTCCGTCAAAACTTATTAGGTAAGCGTGTGGATTATTCTGCTCGTTCCGTAATCGTTGTAGGTCCAGATTTGGAATTGCACGAGTGTGGATTGCCAAAAGATATGGCAGCAGAATTATATAAGCCATTTATCGTTAGAAAATTAATCGAAAGAGGAATCGTAAAAACGGTAAAATCTGCTAAAAGAATTATAGATAGAAAGGAGCCCGTAGTTTGGGATATTTTAGAAAATGTACTAAAAGGTCATCCTGTGCTACTCAACCGCGCCCCCACTTTGCACCGTTTGGGTATTCAGGCATTCCAGCCCAAGTTAATCGAAGGTAAGGCAATCCGCCTGCACCCACTTGCGTGTACCGCTTTTAACGCTGACTTTGATGGCGACCAAATGGCGGTGCACTTACCACTCGGCCCAGAGGCTATCTTGGAGGCACAGCTCTTGATGCTTGGCTCACAAAACATCTTAAACCCAGCCAACGGTTCGCCTATCGCGGTGCCATCTCAGGATATGGTATTGGGCTTGTATTATATGACCAAGATTAAACACTCCACAGAGGAGGAGAAGGTGATAGGAGAAGGCTTAACTTTCTACTCAGATGAAGAGGTGCAAATCGCTTACAATGAGGGCAAGGCAGAGCTAAACGCGCCAATCAAGGTTAAGGTAAGAGTGAAAGAAGATGGCGAGTTCAAAATGAAGCTCATCGAGACTTCTGTGGGTAGAGTTTTATTTAATAAAATTGTACCAGAAGAGGTAGGCTTCATCAATGAAGTTTTGACCAAAAAATCGTTAAGAAATGTAATTGGTAGCATCTTAAAGCAAACGGATTTCCCTACCACAGCTAAGTTCTTGGATAGAATGAAAACCTTAGGTTATATGAACGCCTTTGAAGGAGGACTTTCTTTCTCATTGGGAGATATCTTAATTCCTGAGCAAAAATCAGAAATGATTCAAAATGCGATTGATGAAGTAGATGCCATTCGTGGAAACTACAATATGGGGCTTATCACCAATAATGAGCGCTATAACCAAGTAATTGATGTTTGGACAAATACCAACGCGAGCCTCACCGAAATCGTGATGAAGCGTATGCGCGAGGATAAGCAAGGATTTAACTCCGTGTATATGATGCTTGATTCAGGAGCGCGTGGTTCTAAGGAGCAAATTCGCCAGCTCAGTGGTATGCGTGGTTTGATGGCCAAGCCTCAAAAGGCAGGCTCCACAGGAGGCGACATTATTGAAAACCCAATTGTATCAAACTTCCGCGAAGGTCTTTCAATCTTGGAATACTTTATCTCCACCCACGGAGCGCGTAAGGGGCTTGCAGATACCGCATTGAAAACGGCTGATGCTGGATACTTAACACGCCGTTTGGTAGATGTGGCACAGGATGTAATCGTAAACGAAGAAGATTGTGGCACATTAAGAGGCTTAGAAGTTTCAGCTTTAAAGAAAAATGATGAAATCATAGAGCCACTTAAAGATAGAATCCTAGGAAGAACCGCCCTACAAGATGTATACGACCCAGAGACAGGCGATATCCTCGTGGAGGCAGACCAGCTAATTGACGAAGATACCGCAGCCAGAATCGATGCCGCAGGCATTGATACCATAGAGGTGCGCTCACCGCTCACTTGTGATTCCAAATCAGGAATCTGTGCCAAGTGTTATGGTAGAAACCTCGCAACTGGCAAGCCTGTACAGATGGGGGAAACCGTAGGGGTAATCGCCGCTCAATCAATCGGAGAGCCAGGTACACAGCTTACACTCCGTACCTTCCACCAAGGGGGAACCGCGGGGAATGTCTCTGAGCAATCCACTTTAAGAGCTAAGCAAGATGGTACTGTGGAATTCGATGATTTAAGAACGGTAGACTCAGTAGATGAAGCTGGCGAGCCAATCAAGGTAGTAGTTTCCCGTACGGCGGAGATGAAGTTGATTGATAAGAATGGCGAGGTTGCAATGACTAATAACATCTCTTACGGCTCAATCCTATATGTAAACGATGGGCAAAAAGTGAAAAAAGGAGATGCCATCAACTCTTGGGACCCTTACAACGCCGTAATCATCGCTGAAACAGCAGGGCAAATTAAGTTTGAAAACTTAACACAAGGTGAAACCTTCCAGCTAGAAACCGACGACCAAACAGGATTTACTGAAAAAGTAATCTCTGAATCAAGAAATAAAAAATTAATCCCATCATTGATTGTTGTGGATAAGAGTGGCGAAGAGAAATCTTACAACCTACCAGTAGGTGCGCACCTTATCGTAGACGATGGCGAAGAAATTATAGCGGGTAAAACATTGGTGAAAATCCCAAGATCTTCTGCAAAATCAGGGGATATCACGGGAGGTTTACCAAGGGTGACCGAGCTTTTCGAAGCGCGTAACCCATCAAACCCTGCAGTAGTTTCTGAAATCGATGGAGTGGTAAGCTTTGGTAAAGTAAAACGAGGTAACCGCGAGATCATCGTAGAATCTCGTACAGGTGAAATCAAGAAATACTTGGTGAAACTTTCAAACCAAATCTTAGTTCAAGAAAACGACTTTATCCGTGCAGGTATGCCACTATCCGATGGGGCAATCACCCCGACAGACATCTTGAACATCAAAGGCCCTACCGCCGTTCAGGAGTATTTGGTAAACGAAATCCAAGATGTTTACCGATTACAAGGGGTGAAAATTGATGACAAGCACTTTGAAATCATCGTGAGACAGATGATGAGAAAAGTAAGAATCATCGATGCTGGAGACACCAGATTCTTAGATTCAAGTTTGGAGCATAAGATAGACTTTATCGAGGAAAACGATAGAATCTTTGGAATGAAAGTAGTAGAAGATGCAGGAGATAGTGAAGTATTGAAACCAGGACAAATCGTTTCAGTTCTTGAGTTGAGAGATGAAAATTCAAAACTTCGTAGAGATGATGCTAAATTGGTAGTTGCTCGTGATGCAATGCCAGCTACAGCAGAGCCCGTGTTGCAAGGTATCACCAGAGCAGCATTACAGACTAAATCGTTTATCTCTGCCGCATCATTCCAGGAAACTACAAAAGTACTGAACGAAGCAGCTGTTGCTGGTAAAGTAGACGACTTGAACGGATTGAAAGAAAATGTGATTGTAGGCCATTTAATCCCAGCAGGTACAGGTCTTAAAGCTTACCAAAATATGATTGTAGGTTCTCAAAAAGAATACGAAGAATTAAAAAGTAAAAAATCAACAAAATAA
- the rpoB gene encoding DNA-directed RNA polymerase subunit beta, which translates to MHTKLATKNNSRVNFSTAKDVAEIPDFLDIQLKSFEDFFQLETRPDQRKHEGLFKTFAENFPITDTRNQFVLEFLDYFVDSPRYSIQECIERGLTYSVPLKARLKLYCTDPEHEDFETVVQDVYLGTIPYMTPSGSFVINGAERVIVSQLHRSPGVFFGQSFHANGTKLYSSRIIPFKGSWIEFATDINSVMYAYIDRKKKLPLTTLLRAIGFERDKDILEIFDLAEEVKATKANLSKALGRTLAARVLNTWHEDFVDEDTGEVVSIERNEIVLDRETILEEQHIEEIIDAGVKTILLHKEDNKAQDYAIILNTLQKDPTNTEKEAVEYIYRQLRNAEPPDEETARGIIDKLFFSDARYSLGEVGRYRLNKKLSLDIPENIQVLTKEDIISIVKYLIELVNSKAEVDDIDHLSNRRVRTVGEQMANQFGVGLNRMARTIRERMNVRDNEVFTPIDLINAKTLSSVINSFFGTNQLSQFMDQTNPLSEVTHKRRLSALGPGGLSRERAGFEVRDVHYTHYGRLCPIETPEGPNIGLISSLCVYAKVNSMGFLETPYREVENGRVLLDKAPTYFTAEEEEDKIIAQANAKLDDKGDFVSERVIAREDGDFPVVAPSEVNLMDVAPNQIASISASLIPFLEHDDANRALMGSNMMRQAVPLLKPQAPIVGTGLEGAVARDSRILINAEGNGEVRYVDARKIVIAYERTEEEDIVSFDPAEKTYNLIKFRKTNQGTSINLKPIVKVGDKVQKGQVLCEGYATENGELALGRNLLVSFMPWKGYNFEDAIVISEKAVREDWFTSIHIDEYTMDVRDTKLGMEELTNDIPNVSEEATKDLDENGMIRIGAEVKPGDILIGKITPKGESDPTPEEKLLRAIFGDKAGDVKDASLKATPSLRGVVIDKKLFARSIKDKNKRAKDKVTIEKLEEDFQKNFDDLREVLLEKLYKLLNGKTSQGVLNDLNEEVIPKGAKFTQKLLSSVDDYQNLTGGNWTTDEHLNELVKQLLHNFKIKYNDLQGVLNRERFTISVGDELPSGIVKLAKIYIAKKRKLKVGDKMAGRHGNKGIVARIVRDEDMPFLADGTPVDIVLNPLGVPSRMNIGQIFETVLGWAGRNLGQKYATPIFDGAHIEQINELTDKAGVPRYGTTYLYDGGTGERFDQKATVGVIYMLKLGHMVDDKMHARSIGPYSLITQQPLGGKAQFGGQRFGEMEVWALEAYGASNILREILTVKSDDVLGRANTYNAIVKGNPMPEPGIPESFNVLLHELQGLGLDIDLLSSEDEKTQ; encoded by the coding sequence ATGCATACGAAATTGGCGACAAAAAATAATTCTAGAGTTAATTTTTCCACTGCAAAAGATGTTGCGGAAATTCCAGATTTTTTGGATATTCAATTAAAGTCTTTTGAAGATTTTTTCCAATTAGAAACAAGGCCAGACCAGCGAAAGCACGAGGGGCTTTTTAAAACTTTTGCAGAGAACTTCCCAATCACCGATACACGCAATCAATTTGTTTTAGAATTTTTAGATTATTTTGTGGATTCTCCACGCTATTCAATTCAAGAGTGTATTGAAAGAGGTTTAACTTATAGCGTTCCTTTAAAAGCTAGATTAAAGCTGTATTGTACAGACCCTGAGCACGAGGATTTTGAAACCGTGGTTCAAGATGTTTATCTAGGAACAATCCCGTATATGACTCCTAGTGGCTCTTTTGTGATTAATGGTGCGGAGCGCGTTATCGTATCCCAATTACACCGCTCCCCTGGGGTATTCTTTGGGCAATCTTTCCACGCAAATGGTACAAAACTTTATTCTTCCCGTATCATTCCATTCAAGGGGTCGTGGATAGAATTTGCTACCGACATTAATAGTGTGATGTATGCCTACATTGACCGTAAGAAAAAACTTCCGCTTACGACTTTGTTAAGAGCTATTGGTTTTGAAAGAGATAAAGATATTTTAGAAATCTTTGATTTAGCGGAAGAAGTAAAAGCAACTAAAGCAAATTTATCCAAAGCTTTAGGTAGAACTTTGGCCGCTCGTGTGCTGAATACTTGGCACGAGGATTTCGTAGATGAGGATACAGGTGAGGTGGTATCCATTGAGCGTAACGAAATTGTGCTTGACCGCGAAACAATCCTTGAAGAGCAACACATCGAGGAGATTATAGATGCGGGCGTTAAGACCATTCTTCTACATAAAGAAGATAACAAGGCACAAGATTACGCAATTATTTTAAACACATTACAAAAAGACCCAACTAATACCGAAAAAGAGGCCGTAGAATACATCTACCGTCAGCTCCGAAACGCTGAACCACCAGATGAAGAAACTGCGCGTGGTATTATAGATAAATTATTCTTCTCAGATGCCCGTTATAGCTTAGGCGAAGTAGGGCGTTACAGATTAAATAAAAAATTATCGCTGGATATTCCAGAAAATATACAAGTATTAACGAAAGAAGATATTATCTCAATCGTTAAATATTTAATTGAGCTAGTAAATTCCAAAGCCGAAGTTGATGATATCGACCACTTGTCCAATCGCCGTGTGAGAACTGTGGGCGAGCAAATGGCAAATCAATTTGGGGTAGGGTTGAATCGTATGGCACGCACCATTCGTGAGCGAATGAATGTTCGTGATAATGAAGTGTTTACGCCAATTGATTTGATTAATGCTAAGACTTTGTCTTCTGTAATTAATTCATTCTTTGGAACCAACCAGCTATCTCAATTTATGGACCAAACTAACCCGCTGTCTGAGGTTACGCACAAGCGTCGTTTATCAGCCTTAGGGCCAGGTGGTCTTTCTCGTGAAAGAGCAGGATTTGAGGTGCGAGATGTTCACTACACGCACTACGGAAGATTATGTCCGATTGAAACACCTGAGGGGCCAAACATTGGTTTGATCTCATCACTTTGCGTTTATGCCAAAGTAAATAGTATGGGCTTCCTAGAAACTCCGTACCGTGAGGTGGAGAATGGTAGAGTGCTTCTTGATAAGGCGCCGACTTATTTCACCGCAGAGGAGGAAGAAGATAAAATTATTGCCCAAGCTAATGCTAAGCTTGATGACAAGGGCGATTTTGTGAGCGAGCGTGTAATTGCTCGTGAGGATGGGGATTTCCCAGTGGTAGCACCATCAGAAGTGAATTTGATGGATGTGGCGCCAAACCAAATCGCATCAATCTCCGCTTCATTAATTCCTTTCTTGGAACACGATGATGCTAACCGTGCGCTGATGGGCTCCAATATGATGCGCCAAGCAGTGCCGTTATTAAAACCTCAAGCGCCAATCGTGGGAACTGGCTTAGAAGGAGCTGTGGCAAGAGATTCTCGAATATTAATCAATGCAGAGGGCAATGGAGAGGTGCGCTATGTGGATGCGCGCAAGATTGTAATTGCATATGAAAGAACTGAGGAAGAGGATATTGTAAGCTTTGACCCAGCCGAAAAAACATATAACCTAATTAAGTTTAGAAAAACTAACCAAGGGACTTCTATCAACCTTAAACCTATCGTAAAAGTAGGAGATAAAGTACAGAAAGGGCAGGTTTTATGCGAGGGCTACGCCACTGAAAACGGAGAGCTAGCCTTAGGACGAAACCTTCTTGTATCGTTTATGCCTTGGAAGGGGTATAACTTCGAGGATGCAATTGTAATTTCTGAAAAAGCAGTAAGAGAAGATTGGTTTACTTCAATTCACATTGATGAATATACTATGGATGTGAGAGATACCAAGTTAGGTATGGAGGAGCTTACAAACGATATTCCAAATGTATCAGAAGAAGCGACTAAAGACCTTGACGAAAATGGTATGATCCGCATTGGTGCAGAAGTAAAACCTGGCGATATCCTAATCGGGAAAATTACGCCAAAAGGTGAATCAGACCCTACACCAGAGGAGAAACTACTCCGCGCAATCTTTGGTGATAAGGCAGGCGATGTGAAAGATGCCTCGTTGAAAGCTACTCCATCACTCAGAGGGGTGGTAATCGATAAAAAGCTCTTTGCCCGTAGCATTAAGGACAAGAACAAGAGAGCGAAAGATAAAGTTACTATTGAAAAATTAGAAGAAGACTTCCAGAAAAACTTTGATGATTTAAGAGAAGTTTTACTAGAAAAATTATATAAATTATTAAACGGAAAAACTTCCCAAGGAGTCCTCAATGATTTGAACGAGGAGGTGATTCCAAAAGGAGCTAAATTTACCCAAAAATTGTTAAGTAGTGTAGATGATTACCAAAACTTAACTGGTGGTAACTGGACTACAGATGAGCACCTTAATGAATTGGTGAAACAATTATTACACAACTTTAAAATCAAATATAACGATTTACAAGGTGTGCTAAATAGAGAAAGGTTCACTATTTCGGTGGGAGATGAATTGCCTTCTGGTATTGTGAAACTAGCCAAAATTTATATTGCCAAAAAACGAAAATTAAAAGTAGGTGATAAAATGGCTGGTCGCCACGGAAACAAGGGTATCGTAGCTCGTATCGTACGAGATGAGGATATGCCTTTCCTTGCAGATGGTACGCCAGTAGATATCGTGCTAAACCCGCTAGGGGTGCCATCTCGTATGAACATAGGTCAGATTTTTGAGACCGTACTCGGATGGGCAGGTAGAAACTTAGGACAAAAATATGCAACACCTATTTTTGATGGAGCTCACATAGAGCAAATTAATGAGCTTACAGATAAAGCGGGGGTGCCAAGATACGGAACCACTTATCTATACGATGGTGGAACAGGAGAGAGATTCGACCAAAAAGCAACTGTGGGTGTAATCTATATGCTGAAATTAGGCCATATGGTAGATGATAAAATGCACGCGCGTTCCATTGGACCATACTCACTGATTACGCAGCAGCCATTAGGTGGTAAAGCACAATTTGGAGGTCAGCGTTTTGGAGAGATGGAGGTTTGGGCCTTAGAAGCCTACGGCGCATCTAATATCTTGCGAGAAATCCTAACCGTGAAATCTGATGATGTATTAGGTAGAGCCAATACATACAATGCAATTGTGAAAGGAAACCCAATGCCAGAACCTGGTATCCCTGAATCCTTCAATGTATTGTTGCACGAGCTTCAAGGTTTAGGTTTAGATATTGATTTGCTTTCATCAGAAGATGAGAAAACACAATAA
- the rplL gene encoding 50S ribosomal protein L7/L12 produces the protein MADLKQLAEELVNLTVKEVNELAEILKEEYGIEPAAAAVAVAGPVAAGGGDAAEEKSEFDVILKSAGSSKLAVVKLVKELTGKGLKEAKDLVDGAPQTVKEGVAKDEAEALKKQLEEAGAEVELK, from the coding sequence ATGGCAGATTTAAAACAATTAGCAGAAGAGTTAGTAAACTTAACAGTTAAAGAAGTAAACGAATTAGCTGAAATCCTTAAAGAAGAGTATGGTATTGAGCCAGCTGCAGCTGCAGTAGCAGTAGCAGGTCCAGTAGCTGCTGGAGGTGGTGATGCCGCTGAGGAAAAATCAGAGTTTGATGTAATCCTTAAATCAGCTGGTAGCTCAAAATTAGCAGTTGTGAAATTAGTTAAAGAATTAACTGGAAAAGGATTGAAAGAAGCTAAAGACTTAGTTGATGGTGCTCCTCAAACTGTAAAAGAAGGAGTAGCTAAAGATGAGGCTGAGGCTCTTAAAAAACAATTAGAAGAAGCTGGAGCTGAAGTAGAGCTTAAGTAA
- the rplJ gene encoding 50S ribosomal protein L10: protein MTREEKAQMIEDLVQVLNSTNTVYLSDISGLNSTDTSNLRRACFRRGVQLRVVKNTLLQKAMERIEGRDYEELFATLKGNTAIMVSEKENAPAKVIQEFRKKSEKPILKGAWIDSAIYVGDDKVEALSNLKSKEELIADVVALLQSPIKTVLSQLQSGGQTISGLVKALGERGE from the coding sequence ATGACAAGAGAAGAAAAAGCACAAATGATAGAAGACCTAGTTCAGGTTTTAAATAGCACAAATACGGTTTATTTATCAGATATTTCTGGATTAAACTCAACAGATACTTCAAACTTAAGAAGAGCTTGTTTTAGAAGAGGTGTTCAGCTAAGAGTTGTTAAAAACACTTTGCTTCAAAAAGCAATGGAACGCATTGAGGGAAGAGACTATGAAGAGCTATTTGCTACCCTTAAAGGGAATACAGCGATCATGGTTTCTGAGAAAGAGAATGCGCCTGCAAAAGTGATTCAAGAGTTTAGAAAGAAATCAGAAAAACCAATATTAAAAGGAGCTTGGATTGACTCAGCTATTTATGTAGGAGATGACAAAGTGGAAGCCTTGTCTAACCTTAAATCTAAGGAAGAGCTTATCGCAGATGTTGTGGCATTGCTACAATCTCCAATCAAGACGGTTCTTTCTCAGCTACAAAGTGGTGGTCAAACTATTTCTGGATTGGTTAAAGCGCTTGGAGAGCGTGGAGAATAA
- the rplA gene encoding 50S ribosomal protein L1: MARLTKKQKELAAKYDKSKVYTLEEASALVKEISNANFDASVDIAVRLGVDPKKANQMVRGVVSLPHGTGKDVRVLALVTPDKEQEAKAAGADYVGLDEYLTKIKDGWTDVDVIVTMPAVMGKLGPLGRILGPRGLMPNPKAGTVTMDVAKAVSDVKSGKIDFRVDKTGIVHAVIGKVSFEASKLEENAKELIQTLIKLKPTAAKGTYVKSIYLSSTMSPSVQVDPKSV; encoded by the coding sequence ATGGCAAGATTGACAAAAAAGCAAAAAGAATTAGCTGCTAAATACGATAAATCAAAAGTTTATACCCTAGAAGAGGCTTCGGCTTTGGTTAAAGAAATCAGCAATGCAAATTTTGATGCATCTGTGGATATCGCAGTGAGATTAGGGGTAGACCCTAAAAAAGCGAACCAAATGGTGCGTGGGGTAGTTTCTCTTCCTCATGGTACAGGTAAAGATGTTCGAGTGTTGGCATTAGTTACACCAGATAAAGAGCAAGAAGCTAAAGCGGCTGGGGCTGACTATGTAGGTTTAGACGAGTATTTGACTAAGATAAAAGACGGTTGGACAGATGTTGATGTTATCGTTACAATGCCAGCCGTGATGGGTAAATTAGGTCCATTGGGAAGAATTCTAGGTCCTAGAGGTTTAATGCCAAACCCAAAGGCAGGTACTGTAACTATGGATGTAGCTAAAGCAGTTTCAGATGTGAAGTCTGGTAAAATTGACTTTAGAGTAGATAAAACAGGTATTGTTCACGCAGTAATTGGTAAAGTTTCATTTGAGGCTTCAAAGCTTGAGGAAAATGCAAAAGAGCTAATCCAAACGCTTATAAAATTGAAACCAACTGCTGCTAAGGGGACTTATGTGAAAAGTATTTACCTTTCGAGTACTATGAGTCCATCTGTTCAAGTAGACCCAAAAAGTGTTTAA
- the rplK gene encoding 50S ribosomal protein L11, which translates to MAKKVQKIVKLQVRGGQANPSPPVGPALGAAGVNIMEFCKQFNGRTQEKQGKVLPVVITVYQDKSFDFVIKTPPAAVQLLEAAKIKGASSEPNRVKVANVSWDQIRTIAEDKMPDLNCFTIESAMKMIAGTARSMGITVKGGAKPE; encoded by the coding sequence ATGGCAAAAAAAGTACAAAAAATTGTAAAGCTACAAGTTCGTGGTGGTCAAGCGAATCCTTCGCCGCCTGTAGGGCCTGCATTAGGTGCTGCTGGTGTGAACATTATGGAATTTTGTAAGCAGTTCAACGGGCGTACACAAGAAAAACAGGGTAAGGTTTTACCAGTTGTAATTACTGTATATCAAGATAAATCTTTTGATTTCGTAATTAAAACTCCTCCGGCTGCTGTTCAGTTGTTAGAGGCTGCAAAAATCAAAGGTGCGTCATCTGAACCGAATCGTGTAAAAGTAGCGAATGTTTCGTGGGATCAAATCCGCACAATTGCTGAGGATAAGATGCCTGATTTGAATTGTTTTACTATTGAGTCAGCAATGAAAATGATTGCTGGGACAGCTCGCTCTATGGGTATAACTGTAAAAGGTGGAGCTAAACCAGAATAA
- the nusG gene encoding transcription termination/antitermination protein NusG, whose amino-acid sequence MSDMKWYVLKTISGRENKVKELIQDEIKYQGLEECLGQIVIPTEKVIQIKNGKKIQRERVFYPGYVMIEVNLLGEVPHIIKNINGVISFLSATKGGDPIPMRDSEIDRMLGRMDAVADDVDMVNIPYQVGETVKVVEGPFANFNGVIEELNEDKRKLKVMVSIFGRKTPLELNYMQVEKI is encoded by the coding sequence ATGAGCGATATGAAATGGTATGTTTTAAAAACCATTAGTGGTAGAGAAAACAAGGTGAAGGAGCTTATTCAAGACGAGATTAAATATCAAGGTCTAGAAGAGTGTTTAGGGCAGATTGTAATTCCTACAGAAAAGGTGATTCAAATAAAAAACGGGAAGAAGATTCAGCGAGAGCGAGTTTTCTATCCAGGTTATGTTATGATTGAAGTTAATCTGCTAGGAGAAGTGCCTCATATTATCAAGAATATCAATGGAGTAATTAGCTTCTTGAGTGCTACTAAGGGGGGCGACCCAATTCCAATGCGTGATAGTGAAATCGACCGCATGCTAGGTAGAATGGATGCCGTTGCTGATGATGTGGATATGGTAAATATCCCTTATCAGGTAGGAGAAACAGTGAAAGTGGTTGAAGGACCATTTGCTAACTTTAATGGTGTGATTGAAGAGCTCAATGAAGATAAGAGAAAGCTTAAGGTGATGGTGTCTATCTTTGGTAGAAAAACGCCACTTGAGCTAAATTATATGCAAGTAGAGAAAATTTAG